In Caldibacillus debilis DSM 16016, the sequence TCCGTTTAATTCACAAACTCGCCTTGGGTCAGCAGGCTGTAGCTGTCCACATATTCCATGTTATGGGCTTCGGCCACTCCGGTATGGGTGATATGGCCGCCCAGGGTGTTGATCCCTTTCCGCAGGGCGCCATTTTCCAAGCAGGCCCGCCGGAATCCTTTATTGGCGATTTGCAGGGCATAGGGAATCGTCACATTCGTCAGGGCCAAGGTGGATGTCCGGGGCACGGCCCCCGGCATGTTGGGGACGGCGTAATGAACGATGCCATGCTTGATGTACGTCGGATTGTCATGGGTGGAGATCCTGTCCGACGTTTCAAAGATGCCGCCTTGATCGATGGCGATATCGACAACGACCGACCCCGGCGTCATCGACTTCACCATTTCTTCGGTCACCAGTTTCGGGGCCTTGGCTCCGGGGATCAAAACGGCGCCGATCACCAGATCGGAATTTTTCACCGACTCGGCAATGTTATAAGGGTTGGACATCAACGTGTTAATCTCGTAATGGAAAATATCATCCAGCTGCCGCAGCCGGTTCGGGTTGACGTCGAGGACCGTCACATTGGCGCCAAGGCCGATGGCCATTTTCGCCGCATTCGTGCCGGCGACCCCGCCGCCGATGATCGTCACATTCCCCCTTTGCACGCCGGGAACGCCGGAAAGCAAAATCCCTTTTCCGCCGTAAATCTTTTCAAGGAATTGGGCGCCGACTTGGACCGACATTCGTCCGGCCACTTCGCTCATCGGCGTCAAGAGGGGCAGCGAACCGTTTTCCAGCTGGACCGTTTCATAGGCGATGGCCACGACTTTTTTCCGCAAAAGTTCCCGC encodes:
- the ald gene encoding alanine dehydrogenase — translated: MRIGVPKEIKNNENRVAVSPAGVHHLVNHGHEVLLERNAGLGAGFTDEEYVSAGAKIVDDPEDVWNADMVIKVKEPLPGEYKYFREGLILFTYLHLANEPELTRELLRKKVVAIAYETVQLENGSLPLLTPMSEVAGRMSVQVGAQFLEKIYGGKGILLSGVPGVQRGNVTIIGGGVAGTNAAKMAIGLGANVTVLDVNPNRLRQLDDIFHYEINTLMSNPYNIAESVKNSDLVIGAVLIPGAKAPKLVTEEMVKSMTPGSVVVDIAIDQGGIFETSDRISTHDNPTYIKHGIVHYAVPNMPGAVPRTSTLALTNVTIPYALQIANKGFRRACLENGALRKGINTLGGHITHTGVAEAHNMEYVDSYSLLTQGEFVN